In Capricornis sumatraensis isolate serow.1 chromosome 6, serow.2, whole genome shotgun sequence, the genomic window tttaatttcatagctgcagtcaccatctacagtgattttggagcccaagaagataagtctgtcactgttttcattttatccccatctatttgccatcaagtcaTGGGAccaataccatgatcttagttttttgaatgttgagttttaagccagctttttcactcttttctttaaccttcctcaagaggctcgttagttcctcgttgctttctgccattagggtggtgtcatctgcatatctgaggtaattgatatttctcctggcaatcttgattccatcttgtgcttcattcagcccagcatttcacatgatgtactcctttccttagtttgaaccagtccattgttccatggctggttctaactgttgcttcttgacctgcatacaggtttctcaggaggcaggtaaggtggtctggtattcccatctctttaagaatactccacagtttgttgtgatccatagagtcaaaggctttagcctagtcaatgaaggCAAAAGATGATGTTTTCCTggcattcccttgctttttctatgatccaacagatgttggcaatttgatctctagttcctctgtcttttctaaatccagcttgtacatcttcaagttttcagttcacatattgttgagcattaccttgctagcatgtgaaacaagtacagttgtgcagtagtttgaacattcttttgcagggcccttctttgggattggaatgaaaactgacctttccctgtcctatggccactgctgagttttccaaatttgctggcatattgagtgcagcactttaacagcatcatcttttaggattttaaatagctctgctggaatcctatcacctccactggctttgtttgtagtgatgctcctaaggcctgcttgacttcagactccaggatgtctggctgtatgTGATTAATCacgccattgtggttatctgagtcattaagatctttttttgtacaattcttctatgtattcctgccacctcttcttagtatcttctgcttctgttaggcccataccttttctgtcttttattgtgtccatctttgcatgaaatgttcccttggtatctctaatattcttgaagagatttctagtcttttccattctattgctttcctctatttcttttcattgttcacttaTCATGAGCAATGTAACAGTTCTATTTACTAACTGAGGAAGACAGCGCAGTGAATCCTATGATCAGAATGTAGGTTGTTATGCTATCTCTATATCTTGGCATATGGAAATATTTATGAACCCATCCCTTTAGCAGTTTCAGACTATAAAATTACTTTTCAGTTGCCCAAGATAATGATATTTTACAAGGAAATACTGCCTGGACGAAAACAGTAGTTCCTACAGCCAAAGAGAAAGGATTTTATATCATTCTAttcagcagtgcttctcaaactttaatgagTCTATGTACCTATGAGTACCTATGTACCCAGGAGTACCTATGAGTCTCCTGGAGATTTGTTAAAATGCTCGTTTTGATTCAGTTGTGAGGGAGTCTGGAAGtctacatttctaacaagctcccggGTAATGCTGCACTGCTGGCAGAGACCAGACTTTCAGTCGGAAGGGGACACATGCCAATTTTACTCCCTTCCTTATTTCAGAAGCAAAGTATTAATTGTaactggttttgttttatttacaatattacaaACAAAACTTCTTCAAAGTACCCCAAACCCCCAAATCTTCACAGATGAGTAGTCAGTCATGACAATTAGGTGCATGTTTCTGTTACCTCCACAGAGTGCTCCTTACTGTTAGCGTGCAGCAAGAAGTCTTTGTCTTTCGTGGGGCTCAGGTTTACCATTAACTTCCGATGACTACCATCACCATCTtgcaattaaaaaacacaaattataaaCTGAAGAATTGtaactcattttaatttaaatgaatttaacaCCCAGGAAAAGAGTCCCAGATGTAAAATGACTATTTCATTCACCAACACATCTATTAGAAATATTTGTACCCAGATAAAACATTGGACAGTAAGGTGTAATTCTAAGTCCCCTTAGGAGAGAGGTTAGTTTTCTTATATGCTTTCTAATAGTAGAATTGAGACTCTAATGAGTATTGCTCTCAGTGTCAGCTTCCCTGTTTGCATAGAAAGCCACTGATAGTTGTCCCAATATCTAATTCCTCTTTTGTGTAATAACAGAATGTTTCCAGGCCTGCCTTATGTAGCAATATGTCTTAGTTCTGACCAACATAAGATGAATGTTAAGTGTCAGGTACAACTTCCAGGTTGtgttcttaaaggaaataaaactcaTAGTTTGTTCTGATAAGAAggacatagatggcagcccaccaggctcccttgtccctgggattctccaggcaagaacactggagtgggttgccatttccttctccaatgcatgaaagtgaaaagtgagagtgaagtcactcagtaagaCACTGTTATTCTGAATCTCTGTTAAATGCAGCCAATTTATCCTGATTATTAAACTGCAAAATGGATGAGATGGAATAAGtccttttaaaatctaaaatccaATATTTTTACCATGAATTGGGTAGGAGAGAACCTTCTGAGACACCTTCCTTTTCCATGGAACATGTTTGGATTTGTCTTTACCCTAAATTTAAGAATTCAAGCCCCAGAGCTACCCAGCCTCCCAAATTACCTGTTTCACTTAAGGGGAATTGGGATTCATAGTAACGGAGTAACACCTTGTCTGAAAGAGAATGCATAAAATCCCTTTAGTGAGATACAATTTTACCAAATGATTTCAGTTTCAACATATATAACATCAGAAAATATCCTCTTATTATGtatcaataaaagcaaaacttttgTGGCTTTGAGAAAGgtcttaaaaatgtataaatatgctCTGAGGATTTCCCCAACAATGTtggtattaaaatatttaaaatgttgttcaTAGCATTGGTATACTCTTTTGCTAGAATTACACTCTAGTGGTATTGATAAAATTGGAAAGACCTAGtagatattaataatttaatgaCAGTAAATATGTGTGGTACTTCCTTCCGTATTTCACAACAGATACAACTTCTCAATATCATCATTCTTCCTTGATGAACCCTGAATAAGCTTCTGAATCCTCCCCAATACAGTGATATTCAAGCATCTATTGCCAGTGCATTGGAGTTAGCATATAGCATGAAATCTATTAGCCATATCTGAGTTAATCTATTGTTTACAGtttgttaaatttattaatttttactttactgGTCATCATTATATCATTATAGACAAAAGGAAATAGTCTACCTTTCTCTTGGTCTCCTATCAAGTCCTCAACACAGATCTCATAGTTTCCATCctcaaaaacaaaactaatgaACTGATCGTTGTATGTACTCAGGGAAGCAGAATGTTCTGTAACAAGTAAAAATCTTGTCATTAAGAATTTAAAGGCTTGTTTCCAtgaaaaatcttttgaaaattaagaaaCCTTCTAAATGTGTTGTGGTTTTTTTGTCTTTGCAACTTGAGTTGTACTTTGTCTATCACCGTTGAATAGATGAAAGTCTCAGGCACAAACTTAACATAGCTCAAAGGTTGAGCTATGTTATGGGATCATAAGATGCTAACCTCCTGCATGAAGGATATCAAAGATGCTAGCCTCCTGTGTGAAGGCCATGGGAGGCCATATTAGTGTGCTTAGGGGAGGGTTTGATGGggagaaagaaactggaaaagtgATAGACATTGCCCGAAGAAAACTCTGCTTAATTTCGCATGATCTAGGGAACTGTGGGCAACGGCGGACTGTATTTTGATAGACATGTATAAGATTTTGTATTTTGATAGACATGGATAGACAACTGTAAAGATGGAGTTACTTGGAGACTTTCAACAGTCCTGGAGGATGCAAGTGTGAGCCTCATTTTGTCTTCTGGCCAAAAAACTGCAACACTTAAATCAGtactctcaattttttttaatatatcagcacacacagaaaatgatatttctgcaGCATGCTGGGGTAAACTGGGTCAGATTTAGAGACTACATATATAGGCCctagatgaaaaaaaataattatattttatttatagtgtAGAATTatgctaaagaaaataatatatataacattaggAACTTTAAATATTGGATTTATTTGCACATGTGtgatataatttaaaacaatcaacaattatttaaaatttttgagttgaaattatatttgaaaatataatagctcttccttttctttcattgtcAAAATGTTGAAATTTGGAGAgataatgtgtgtgttttttttccccaaaaaagataatatatttaTCTCAGGAATTATGTAGATGAGATTCCAGTCCATAGCaagcatttcaaaataataatatagttCTGACTATAGAATGCACAAGTACTGTTAGAGCAGATACCCTGTACTACTTTGGATACCGCTTAAAAAGGACAGAAGTTTCTGATATACATGAAATTGTAGAGTTGGGGCTGCTTCTTGGACTAGCACTCGTGAGGGTCCCATGTCCTACCTCCCTTCTCACCCTCACACACCCCTGTGACCAATCTTACCTTTGATACTTGATAGGTGATTTGCTGTAGAGTATTTCTTGACCGTTGTATTACCCAAGGTGAAGCCCTGGTCCACAGACCGACTAAAGTGTTTCGTCTGCTTACAGGTAAATAGTGCCAGATGCTCTTTGTACTTCTCAGCTGCAGGACAGGGGTGGGTATAGGAGTGGGCTGTCAGTCCTCACTCAGTGCAGACCCCTTCCCATCACCCCTTTGAGGACTTTCAGTCAAGGCTGCTTGCTCACAGTGATGACTGACCTCAGGGCTTTGGTCATGCTATGCTCTGAAGGAATCAATACTTTCTACATACTTACATCCCAATAGGACACACTCACTGGAGTCCAGGCTGAAGAAAACTAGTCACTCATGGTCTCAATACCCAAAAGGCAACCACTATTAATGTTTTAGTTTACTTTcattaaatgaaaggaaaaacattttaaaatattataaaatatatttataattttgtatccTCTATTTTTACTGAACATGATATAACCATTTCTTCCACACTATTCTGAAAATGACTAAAAAATAGTTCCTCATCCTTACTCTTTTCCAGAAGGAATTTGGGTGAGGAAAGAAATTATGTATCTTGATGTGATAAGTGAAGGCAAATCAATGTCCATCATTATGTTGAAAAATTATCAGGAAGTGCATAGTTTCTCCTTACCTGTTGATGAATGCCTTTTGGTGGTTTCTTTCCTAAAGTAACAgacctttttttctattttaaggcCAGAGCGTAGCTGCATATAGTACATCTGACAAACTTCTTCGGCCTTCTGTTGGGATTCTAAGTAATTGAAAAAAATCGTGATACCATTTCATTCCATCCTTCTTTATCCTTTTACAAACCCTGAGTGTAGCAGATCAAGAAAACAACCACAGTCCACAGTATCTTATCACAAACCTTGGGGCCAGTTGTTTTTCAAAATTCAGAGTTTTTTAGATTTTAAGATTGTTGTGTAGAGTACATATTGTCTATAACTAGCACATTGAGAAGAGGCTAGGGGAACACACCCAGCAGGGACTAGGAGAACACCTCATAATAAGAAATTAATAACTTTATAGTGAAGCACAGGAAAATATACatcaagtgaaataaataaagacttCATGTTGGTTTAGGTCAGGATTTAACTGTTAATGAGTCCAGGTCATATTTTGCTGTTAAATGAGTTATGAAAAGCTTTAGGTCTTTAGAAAAAATTTTGGTTTAAAAACTGGCTTAAGAGAGTGTGGCTCTACATCCAACATTTATCAATCTTTGCCTAGCTGGCAGGGAGCTCTTTGGTTATATGAAATCTATACTCCTTTCTACTTATCTagaatctattttttaataattttagagaGATGACTATTGTCTGTAAAGGTTGTTAAGAATAGCTgacctgtctagtcaaggctatggtttttccagtggtcgtgtatggatggaagagttggactgtgaagaaagctgagtgctgaagaattgatgcgtttgaactgtggtgttggagaaaactctcaagagtcccttggactgcaaggagatccaactagtccattctaaaggagatcaaccctgggatttctttggaaggaatgatgctaaagctgaaactctagtactttggccatttcatgtgaagagttgactcattggaaaagactctgatgctgggagggattgggggcaggaggagaaggggatgacagagggtgagatggctggatggcatcactgactcgatggacgtgagtctgagtgaactccgggagttggtgatggacagggaggcctggcgtgctgcagttcatggggtcacaaagagtcagacatgactgagcgactgaactgaactgaactgaactgacccaggtCAGGGAGCTTTTTGACTATGTCTAGAGTTtcatagtttcaggtcttacgtTTAAGTCTTTAAATTAattgtgagttaatttttgtgagtggtgtaGATAGgggttgtttcattcttttacatgttatAATCCAGCTTTAcctgcaccatttattgaagagactgtttttttattccactgaatattcttggcttccttgtcaaatattagtgTGTCTACAGTGGGCCAAGCACTGTGCATAATTTTCATTTAAACCTTCACAAATAATATTACAGGTAGatattattcatttcattttacaaatgatgatTTGAAGTTCTTAGCAGTCATGACATTTGCCAAAGTTCTGATGAGAAGTTGTGACTCAAGTGTGTCTAATATTAAAGCTATACTTCCATCTACTCCATCCAAGAAAATGCTATATTGCAATTTTAGAGACTAACAAAACACAAACTGAGATTAAATCAGTTGAAGTAAAAAAAACAGTTATTCATTAATTCTCATTTAACTtatccaaataaaaattaaaatttcaaataaaaattaaatttgccacttgaaaatcatttttaaaaagcctttaaaagtcaaatagaaaagaaagtgatAACACCTAGGTGATAAGATCTCCATCTTCAACATAATAGCCAATGAATTATCAAGAAATTTATACAATATAGCCAAATTCAATAATTCACagtaattcagaaaatgaaaataattacttGTGATTTT contains:
- the IL33 gene encoding interleukin-33 isoform X1, giving the protein MKPKMKYSTTKISSAKMKSTAGKALVKSPKLRKSQQKAEEVCQMYYMQLRSGLKIEKKVCYFRKETTKRHSSTAEKYKEHLALFTCKQTKHFSRSVDQGFTLGNTTVKKYSTANHLSSIKEHSASLSTYNDQFISFVFEDGNYEICVEDLIGDQEKDKVLLRYYESQFPLSETDGDGSHRKLMVNLSPTKDKDFLLHANSKEHSVELQKCENQLPEQAFFVLHETSSQCVSFECKSNPGVFLGVKDNQLALIKRGEDPEDSNTQNITFKLSNLM
- the IL33 gene encoding interleukin-33 isoform X2, giving the protein MKPKMKYSTTKISSAKMKSTAGKALVKSPKLRKSQQKAEEVCQMYYMQLRSGLKIEKKVCYFRKETTKRHSSTAEKYKEHLALFTCKQTKHFSRSVDQGFTLGNTTVKKYSTANHLSSIKEHSASLSTYNDQFISFVFEDGNYEICVEDLIGDQEKDKVLLRYYESQFPLSETDGDGSHRKLMVNLSPTKDKDFLLHANTTKM